From a single Brassica napus cultivar Da-Ae chromosome C9, Da-Ae, whole genome shotgun sequence genomic region:
- the LOC106417785 gene encoding protein PHYTOCHROME KINASE SUBSTRATE 1, producing the protein MVSLTSSSSSTPKISFDFTKNNSNTSLNVPVSSFSSDSSCLRSKEEAVVTTKKVIEPCKTLNSNINPKDDQEFRDENKMVKKALEDPEIGVFGAEKYFNGDMDSDQSSTVLSITNPEAERLVDDLKQNEKKSTGAPSVHSEASCNSQSMLLQNKLANSCNGSVQEKKNNSGQIQKVVNNKKSFLMNLGCKCACSDGISVDVDDKILVKRSSDLINIQKQEELVQRKSLEVLGSPVEKKRVLAQKKLTLPPRESRTEEEDTTSEGSDTSSDLFEIDNLTGKPKTFLARQGSDPTCYAPSEVSIEWSIVTASAADFSVMSECATSPLGRNQFLQIPPRIPTKTAPQRLKPSSASGGFLSCKSHKSVMVSGDSDRRSSMNKKKTSLAYVPRHVQVMETNKRKSLETRRRTSNSSPSPLLYSQY; encoded by the coding sequence atggtgTCCttaacatcatcttcttcttcaacaccAAAAATATCTTTTGATTTCACCAAGAACAACAGCAATACCAGTCTCAATGTCCCtgtctcttctttttcttctgatTCTTCTTGCTTGAGAAGCAAGGAAGAAGCTGTTGTCACAACCAAGAAGGTCATCGAACCCTGCAAAACCCTAAACAGCAACATCAATCCAAAGGATGATCAGGAGTTTAGAGATGAgaataaaatggtgaaaaaagCTCTTGAAGATCCAGAGATCGGTGTGTTCGGAGCTGAGAAGTACTTCAACGGAGACATGGATTCAGACCAGAGTTCTACTGTTCTGTCTATAACAAACCCAGAAGCTGAGAGACTCGTTGATGATCTGAAGCAGAACGAGAAGAAATCTACTGGAGCGCCGAGTGTCCACTCTGAAGCAAGCTGTAATAGTCAGAGCATGTTGCTTCAGAACAAACTGGCGAATAGCTGTAACGGTTCCGTGCAGGAGAAGAAAAACAATAGTGGTCAGATTCAAAAAGTGGTCAACAATAAGAAGAGTTTTCTCATGAATCTAGGGTGTAAATGTGCGTGTTCTGATGGGATCTCAGTAGATGTCGATGATAAGATCTTGGTTAAGAGAAGCTCTGATCTGATCAACATTCAGAAACAAGAAGAGTTGGTGCAGAGGAAGTCTCTTGAAGTGCTTGGATCTCCTGTTGAGAAGAAGAGGGTTCTTGCTCAGAAGAAACTCACATTGCCTCCACGGGAATCaagaacagaggaagaagacacaACGAGTGAAGGAAGTGATACAAGCTCAGATCTATTTGAGATAGATAATCTTACAGGGAAACCTAAAACTTTTCTTGCAAGGCAAGGAAGTGATCCTACATGTTATGCTCCAAGCGAAGTAAGCATAGAGTGGAGCATAGTGACTGCAAGTGCTGCTGATTTCTCTGTAATGTCAGAATGTGCGACAAGCCCTCTAGGAAGAAACCAATTTCTTCAGATCCCTCCTCGGATCCCTACTAAAACTGCACCACAGAGACTGAAACCTAGCAGTGCAAGTGGTGGTTTCTTGAGCTGCAAGAGTCATAAGTCTGTTATGGTTTCTGGTGATTCAGACAGGAGAAGTAGCATGAACAAGAAAAAGACATCCCTGGCTTATGTTCCTAGACATGTCCAAGTTATGGAGACTAATAAACGTAAGAGTTTGGAGACAAGAAGAAGGACCAGCAACAGCTCACCGTCACCTCTTCTATACAGTCAGTACTGA